In Papio anubis isolate 15944 chromosome 17, Panubis1.0, whole genome shotgun sequence, the following are encoded in one genomic region:
- the NACA2 gene encoding nascent polypeptide-associated complex subunit alpha-2, protein MPGEVTETVPATEQELPQPQAETGSGTASDSGESVPGLEEQDSTQTTTQKAQLAGAAEIDEEPVSKAKQSRSEKKARKAMSKLGLLQVTGVTRITIRKSKNILFVVTKPDAYKSPASDTYIVFGETKIQDLSQQAQLAAAEKFKVQGEAVSNIQENTQTPTVQEESEEEEVDETGVEVKDIELVMSQANVSRAKAVQALKNNSNDIVNAIMELTM, encoded by the coding sequence ATGCCCGGCGAAGTCACCGAAACCGTCCCTGCTACAGAGCAGGAGTTGCCGCAGCCCCAGgctgagacagggtctggaaCAGCATCTGACAGTGGTGAATCAGTACCAGGGCTTGAAGAACAGGATTCCACCCAGACCACCACACAAAAAGCCCAGCTGGCGGGAGCAGCTGAAATTGATGAAGAACCAGTCAGTAAAGCAAAACAGAGTCGGAGTGAAAAGAAGGCACGGAAGGCTATGTCCAAACTGGGTCTTCTACAGGTTACAGGAGTGACTAGAATCACTATCCGGAAATCTAAGAATATCCTCTTTGTCGTCACAAAACCAGATGCCTACAAGAGCCCTGCTTCTGATACCTACATAGTTTTTGGGGAAACCAAGATCCAAGATTTATCTCAGCAAGCACAACTAGCAGCTGCTGAGAAATTCAAAGTTCAAGGTGAAGCTGTCTCAAACATTCAAGAAAACACACAGACTCCAACTGTACAAGAGGAGAGTGAAGAGGAAGAGGTCGATGAAACAGGTGTAGAAGTTAAGGACATAGAATTGGTCATGTCACAAGCAAATGTGTCGAGAGCAAAGGCAGTCCAAGCTCTGAAGAACAACAGTAATGATATTGTAAATGCAATTATGGAATTAACAATGTAA
- the LOC100999053 gene encoding 60S ribosomal protein L36a-like, with protein sequence MVNVPKTRRTFCKKCGKHQPHKVTQYKKGKDSLYAQGKRHYDRKQSGYGGQTKPIFRKKAKTTKKIVLRLECVEPNCRSKRMLAIKRCKHFELGGDKKRKGQVIQF encoded by the coding sequence ATGGTTAACGTCCCTAAAACCCGCCGGACTTTCTGTAAGAAGTGTGGCAAGCACCAACCCCACAAAGTGACACAGTACAAGAAGGGCAAGGATTCTCTGTATGCCCAGGGAAAGCGGCATTATGACAGGAAGCAGAGTGGCTATGGTGGGCAAACTAAGCCGATTTTCCGGAAAAAggctaaaactacaaagaagattGTGCTAAGGCTTGAGTGCGTTGAGCCCAACTGCAGATCTAAGAGAATGCTGGCTATTAAAAGATGCAAGCATTTTGAACTGGGAGGAGATAAGAAGAGAAAGGGCCAAGTGATCCAGTTCTAA